Proteins encoded by one window of Ignavibacteriota bacterium:
- a CDS encoding low molecular weight phosphotyrosine protein phosphatase → MIKVIFVCMGNICRSPSGEAVMNKFVKKAGLENEIECDSAGTIAYHEGEQADARMKRHAIKRGYRLTSVARKFREIDFEKFDYIIAMDNNNLRDLQSFDREKSYSNKIFKMTDFAAEKKYNEVPDPYYSGPEGFELVLDILEVSCAGLLEKIIIDHGLTRKSKETENAG, encoded by the coding sequence ATGATAAAAGTAATTTTTGTATGTATGGGAAATATTTGCAGATCTCCAAGCGGAGAAGCAGTAATGAATAAATTTGTTAAAAAAGCGGGACTTGAAAATGAAATTGAATGCGATTCCGCCGGAACAATAGCGTATCACGAAGGGGAGCAAGCTGACGCAAGAATGAAACGCCACGCGATAAAACGCGGTTACAGATTAACAAGCGTAGCCAGAAAATTCAGAGAAATTGATTTTGAAAAATTTGATTATATAATTGCGATGGATAACAATAATTTAAGGGATCTGCAGTCGTTCGACCGTGAGAAAAGTTATTCAAATAAAATATTTAAAATGACGGATTTTGCCGCTGAGAAAAAATATAATGAAGTTCCCGATCCATATTACAGCGGTCCAGAAGGTTTTGAATTGGTTCTGGATATATTAGAAGTTTCATGCGCCGGATTGTTGGAGAAAATTATAATTGACCACGGACTTACAAGAAAAAGCAAAGAAACGGAAAATGCCGGATAA
- a CDS encoding fructosamine kinase family protein, which yields MPDKLEEILNGKIISKNFAGGGCIADAQIVTTENGTKYFVKQYSNPKVNKTEANGLKEIGNSKTIRVPKIIFVNDEFLILEFIEQKSKTKNFSQMFGIQFARMHKYESDKFGFYEDNFCGSTPQKNTHQCENWTEFYFENRLLFQFNLAEKNGYANSELRNEFSKIEKNINKILEGSEGVPALLHGDLWSGNYISDECGNPCLIDPAVYYGNREADLAMTKLFGGFDHDFYAAYNDEFPLAENWKYRENIYKLYHVFNHLNLFGMGYLSQAINLMKYYN from the coding sequence ATGCCGGATAAGTTAGAAGAAATATTAAACGGTAAAATTATATCTAAAAATTTTGCCGGCGGCGGATGTATTGCCGATGCTCAAATTGTTACAACCGAAAATGGAACAAAGTATTTTGTAAAACAATATTCAAATCCAAAAGTAAATAAAACCGAAGCAAATGGATTGAAGGAAATAGGAAATTCTAAAACTATAAGAGTTCCTAAAATTATTTTTGTAAATGATGAATTTTTGATTCTAGAATTCATTGAGCAGAAATCCAAGACTAAAAATTTTAGTCAAATGTTTGGAATTCAGTTTGCGAGAATGCATAAATACGAATCAGATAAATTTGGTTTTTACGAAGATAATTTCTGTGGATCAACACCGCAGAAAAATACACACCAATGTGAAAATTGGACAGAATTTTATTTCGAAAACCGTTTACTGTTTCAATTCAATCTCGCGGAAAAGAACGGATACGCGAATTCAGAATTAAGAAATGAGTTCTCAAAAATTGAGAAGAATATAAATAAAATTTTGGAAGGAAGTGAAGGTGTTCCCGCGCTATTGCACGGTGATTTATGGAGCGGAAATTATATTTCAGACGAATGCGGAAATCCGTGCTTAATTGATCCGGCGGTTTATTACGGTAACCGTGAAGCTGATCTTGCGATGACAAAATTATTCGGCGGATTTGATCATGACTTTTATGCCGCGTATAACGATGAATTTCCACTTGCCGAAAATTGGAAATACCGTGAAAATATTTATAAGCTATATCACGTTTTCAATCACTTAAATTTATTTGGAATGGGATATTTATCTCAAGCAATAAATCTAATGAAATATTACAATTAA
- the pabB gene encoding aminodeoxychorismate synthase component I, with amino-acid sequence MQILDILNYVQNNENSAFFYTPNIFKNEKSYLFKKPIQILKASGKKEILETLNSVDYILKNKIMGFAKIPYESGYHFQPKVISKKNNNAEITFYFYERKEVQILNSDEIHYDKVDKFLGLKNIKNFKINIEKDDYVKKINKIKKLISKGDTYQINFTTSASFELARKPISIFLQGIFNQSAKYSAFINSENEFVISFSPELFFETDYKTIISKPMKGTMKRNGDPQNDEKSEKQILSDEKNLAENVMIVDLLRNDIGKISKVNSVKVEKLYDLEKYETLYQLTSTISGKLKENKLSEIIKNLFPSGSITGAPKIRSMQIISDLEKSPRNIYTGSIGIFSNKNAVFNIPIRTIVVNKKNNSGLLGLGSGIVWDSNPDNEYKEVLLKGKFIKQTKYFELLETILFENGKYFLLDYHIARLKKSAQNLIFNFDETIIFSELEKLKSVFNKDKSYKVRLTLNKWGLIKTEYQIVEKLKSNVKVILSKKRMCSENKFLYNKTTFRPWDAQLLKQKNNGYDEVIFINKNNELLEGTFTNIVVKLEEKLFTPPLDKKILNGCFREYLIQNKICVEKNITLHELKNADEIYLVNSLRKKINVKEVYDQEHNLIIRK; translated from the coding sequence ATGCAAATATTAGATATATTAAATTATGTTCAGAACAATGAAAACTCGGCATTTTTTTACACGCCAAATATTTTTAAAAACGAAAAGTCATATCTATTTAAAAAACCGATACAAATATTAAAAGCAAGCGGTAAAAAAGAAATATTAGAAACATTAAATAGTGTCGATTACATTCTGAAAAATAAAATAATGGGATTTGCAAAAATTCCTTATGAGTCCGGCTATCATTTTCAGCCAAAAGTAATTAGCAAAAAAAACAACAACGCGGAAATAACCTTTTACTTTTATGAAAGGAAAGAAGTTCAAATTTTAAATTCCGATGAAATACATTATGATAAAGTTGATAAATTTTTGGGATTAAAAAATATTAAGAATTTTAAAATCAATATTGAAAAGGATGATTACGTAAAAAAAATAAATAAAATAAAAAAACTCATATCAAAAGGCGATACTTATCAAATCAATTTTACAACCAGTGCCTCATTTGAATTAGCGCGTAAACCGATTTCAATTTTTCTTCAGGGGATATTTAACCAATCCGCAAAATACTCGGCATTTATAAATTCGGAAAATGAGTTTGTTATTTCTTTTTCGCCCGAATTATTTTTTGAAACTGATTATAAAACCATAATCAGCAAACCCATGAAGGGAACAATGAAGCGAAACGGCGATCCGCAGAATGATGAAAAATCAGAAAAACAAATTTTATCTGACGAAAAAAATTTAGCTGAAAATGTTATGATCGTCGATCTACTTAGAAATGATATTGGAAAAATATCAAAAGTAAATTCCGTTAAAGTTGAAAAATTGTACGATTTAGAAAAGTATGAAACACTTTATCAATTGACTTCAACAATAAGCGGAAAATTAAAGGAAAATAAACTTAGCGAAATTATTAAGAACCTTTTCCCAAGCGGCTCAATAACCGGCGCGCCGAAAATCCGATCTATGCAAATTATTTCTGATTTGGAAAAATCACCTAGAAATATATATACAGGTTCAATCGGAATATTCTCAAATAAAAATGCTGTTTTCAATATTCCAATTAGAACTATTGTTGTTAATAAAAAAAATAATTCCGGCTTACTTGGTTTAGGCAGCGGGATTGTTTGGGATAGTAATCCCGATAATGAATACAAAGAAGTTCTTCTAAAGGGAAAGTTTATAAAGCAGACAAAATATTTTGAACTTCTGGAAACAATTTTATTTGAAAACGGAAAATACTTTTTGTTGGATTATCATATTGCCAGATTAAAAAAATCGGCACAAAATTTAATTTTTAATTTTGACGAAACAATAATATTTAGTGAATTGGAAAAACTTAAATCCGTTTTTAACAAAGACAAATCATATAAAGTTAGATTGACGCTTAACAAATGGGGCTTAATTAAGACCGAATATCAAATAGTTGAGAAATTAAAATCTAATGTTAAAGTCATTCTTAGTAAAAAAAGAATGTGTTCTGAAAATAAATTTTTATATAACAAAACTACGTTTAGACCTTGGGACGCGCAACTGTTAAAGCAAAAAAATAACGGATATGATGAAGTTATTTTTATAAATAAAAATAATGAACTGCTTGAAGGCACATTTACAAACATTGTTGTAAAATTAGAGGAAAAATTATTTACTCCGCCCTTAGATAAGAAAATATTGAACGGATGTTTTAGAGAATACCTAATTCAAAATAAAATCTGTGTTGAAAAAAATATTACGTTACATGAATTAAAAAATGCCGATGAAATTTACTTGGTAAATTCACTAAGAAAAAAGATAAATGTTAAAGAAGTTTATGATCAAGAACATAATTTAATTATCAGAAAATGA
- a CDS encoding alpha/beta hydrolase: MKLSNLAILFMFSAVTLFAQEFKFNLWEKDIPNYQKTDEKEVVENGNIKVISLVQTPEIEVYLPSKANATKDAVVICPGGGYRILAYDWEGSDIAKFFNSKGIAAVVLKYRLPGAKSNIVPYKSPLLDANRAVKFTRAHAQEWNIDPNRVGIMGFSAGGHLASIAGTHYDLGDSVSSDPIERLSSRPDFMILMYPVISFIEKFSHSGSAKYLLGENPSQELLKNFSNELHVTKNTPPTILIHSQDDKSVPVENSLVFYKALCDNNVKSEIHIYPYGGHGFSLAIGKGYLSTWTDRVIDWINNLEK; encoded by the coding sequence ATGAAATTATCAAACTTGGCAATACTATTTATGTTTTCCGCTGTGACTTTATTTGCGCAGGAATTCAAATTTAATCTTTGGGAAAAAGATATTCCCAATTATCAAAAAACCGACGAAAAGGAAGTAGTAGAGAACGGGAATATTAAAGTTATCAGTTTAGTACAAACACCCGAAATTGAAGTTTATCTTCCATCAAAGGCAAACGCTACAAAAGACGCCGTTGTTATTTGTCCAGGAGGCGGATATAGAATTTTAGCGTATGATTGGGAAGGAAGCGATATAGCAAAATTTTTCAATTCAAAAGGAATTGCGGCTGTTGTGTTAAAATACAGACTTCCCGGCGCAAAGAGCAACATAGTTCCTTATAAATCTCCTTTGTTAGACGCAAACCGCGCAGTAAAATTTACGAGAGCTCACGCGCAGGAATGGAACATTGATCCGAACAGAGTAGGCATTATGGGATTTTCAGCGGGAGGACATTTAGCTTCAATAGCAGGAACTCATTATGATCTTGGAGATTCCGTGTCTTCGGATCCAATTGAAAGATTAAGCTCAAGACCGGATTTTATGATTTTAATGTATCCTGTAATTTCATTCATAGAAAAATTTTCACATTCAGGTTCAGCTAAATATTTACTTGGCGAAAACCCATCCCAAGAATTATTAAAGAATTTTTCCAATGAACTTCATGTTACAAAAAATACGCCGCCGACAATTTTAATACATTCACAAGATGATAAAAGTGTTCCGGTTGAAAATAGTTTGGTTTTTTACAAAGCGCTTTGCGATAACAACGTAAAATCTGAAATACATATTTATCCTTACGGCGGACACGGCTTTTCGTTGGCAATTGGAAAAGGTTATTTATCAACATGGACAGATCGCGTAATTGATTGGATAAACAATTTAGAAAAATAA
- a CDS encoding SOS response-associated peptidase: MCGRFENNIREDWMQEKFAEFNVNFILSSDLSKIKKENIAPTNIIINVQSELEKLIAETNSWGIKFAESSPLIFNSRIETIKEKPFWKMLFDRNRCIVPMTAFYEWKKIKTKKVPYRIFLKNEEMFFVPGLFNKDKEGKKYISLITTEPNEFMKEIHHRMPVILNMEEAVKYLKDESEQNLKKCIPYKNSAQMEMELAEI; the protein is encoded by the coding sequence ATGTGCGGCAGATTTGAGAATAATATAAGAGAAGACTGGATGCAGGAAAAGTTTGCGGAATTTAACGTAAACTTTATTTTAAGTTCAGATTTAAGCAAAATTAAAAAAGAGAACATTGCGCCTACAAATATTATAATTAACGTTCAAAGTGAATTAGAAAAATTGATCGCGGAAACAAATTCTTGGGGAATTAAATTCGCGGAAAGTTCTCCTTTAATTTTTAACTCGCGCATAGAAACAATTAAAGAAAAACCGTTCTGGAAAATGCTGTTTGATAGGAACCGATGTATTGTTCCAATGACGGCATTTTATGAATGGAAGAAAATAAAAACAAAAAAAGTTCCGTATAGAATATTTTTGAAAAATGAAGAAATGTTTTTTGTCCCGGGGTTATTCAATAAAGATAAAGAAGGGAAAAAGTATATTTCACTTATTACAACTGAGCCTAACGAATTTATGAAAGAAATTCACCACAGAATGCCGGTTATATTAAATATGGAAGAAGCTGTAAAATATTTGAAAGATGAATCCGAACAAAATTTAAAGAAGTGCATACCTTATAAAAACTCCGCTCAAATGGAAATGGAATTAGCCGAAATATAA